The genomic segment CGCTGGACCGGTGCTGACGGGAGGCGGCGCTGGTTCCCCGGGTCCGGGCGGGCCAGCGGGTCTCGGGAGGGGGCGCCCGATCCCGCGTCTCCGGCGCCACTTCCCGGGAAGTTTCAAGTTTGAAAGACCTGGCGGAGGGGCCGCGGCTTCCGGGACTGGAGTGGCTGAGAGGAGGGCTCGGAGCGGCCGGAGCGGCGCCATGGAGGAGGGGGCGCCGCGGCAGGTGAACAGCGCGCGAGGAGTGCGCGTGGCCGGGGGGTGCGGGAAGCCCGGGTTACCGCCCCGGCGCCCCAAACCGCGGCCGcgtcccccgccccgcccctcgcCCGCGCCccatccctgcctctgcctctgcccctgcccgGACCCCGCGACGCCCTCGCAGAGCCTACCTGAGCCCCGGGTTCCATCGTTCCTGGGCCCTGCAGCGTCTCCAAATCAGCCCCCGGCTGACCAGGAGCGAGCACGGCTGAGTCCTCATGTGAGCCACCAGGGTGGGCCCCAGGCTGTCCTAAAGTCGGTTTTCCCTGATGGGGCTCCAAGGCCGACGGGAATTAGCCGGGATAGGAAGGGGGGCCACGCGAGCCTGGGGGGATTAGAATGTGCACGCAGCCCGGGGCGCAGTGTGTGCACGCTTGGCACTGGCGGGAGTCCCTCCTAGAGCACACGAGGCGAGAGGGGAGCGGCCTCCCCCGCGCCGGGGCGGGAACCTTTGAGTACACAGCGGGTTCTAGAATGCAGAGGGGGCCAGGTTTCCTGCCAGAGGTGGCAGTCGGTGCGCTTGGGCCCGGAGGACCGACGCCGTGTCTGTCTGCTACTGAGGAAGGAGAGGTGGTGTCCTGTCCCGGAGACAGTGGTGGGGAGGGGGACATTTGCAGACAGGAGCGGGTCCCCTCACAGAGCAGAAGGGAGGAGGTGTGTGTTTCCATGTCAGAGTTCTAACCCAGGGCAGACAGGACCATCGGAGTGTTTGGGGGTGCGTATAGACTCTTGAGTGTCTGAGCCAGTCGCTTAGGCCGCCGTCAGGGCTGGGtctgccccctcccacccccttCCTTTGGAGGTCCTCCGCCTGTTCCAGAGGTAGCTTGTACACATTTTCCGATTTCCTGTGGGGCCCCGCCCTACAGGCAGCTGGGTGACTCAGGACCCCGGTGGCCGGACCCCCAGCTCCATGGGATCTTTGTTTGCTCTGGCCTTTGGCTCTGGCCCTGTGGCCTGGGGCGGTCAGAGGATTTCCTGAACCTCGCCCTTGCCCTCTGACAGTTGGGCCAGGAGGCCCCGATGAAGTCTGGGGTGGGGGGGCTGGTCCCAGAGTCTAGGGTTTCGGCCCTTTCCACTGGGCTCAGGAGATGGAACACAGAGAGGTAAGATGGGGTTCCTGCAAGAGCTCTTGTTGGGGGGTATCTTGGGTTACCCTGGCCTGAGGTCACCTTTGGCACTGGTCGTTTTGAAATGCTGGTGACTGGAAAGGAGGTGTtcctgactccagcctgggtgaagcaGTGAGAGGGCCTCTACTTACAGGAGCTGAGTGAGAAGTGGGCATCCAAGGACTCCCCAGCCCCTCGCTGTGCCTCTACTTTGCTGCCTGCAGCATCGGGACTCCCAGGCCTCTGGCTGCTTTCCCTTGTGGCTTTGTTTAACCCCTACTCAGCCTTGAGCTTTCCTGGGACTCTACTTTAGATTCCAGACTTAAGAGAAAGCAACCTGATTACCCAGGGCTGCCGGGGACAGCTGGGGCCCAAGAGATGGTGGCCTCTCCTCAATGTCTTGACTGTGGCccagttacttcacctctctgggcctcagtttcctcactagAAAATGGGGGGTaataggccgggtatggtggctcatgcctgtaatcccagcactttgggaggctggggcaggcagatcacctcaggtcgggagttcaagaccaggctggccaacatggagaaaccccttctctactgaaaatacaaaattagccaggagtggtggcacatacctgtaatcccagctactagggaggctgaggcaggagaatcgctggaacatggaaggcagaggttgtggtgagctgcgattgccccattgcactccagcctgggcaacaagagttaaagtctgtctcaaaaaaaaaaaaaaagaaagaaaaagaaaaagaaaatggggataatgaccGCAGCTACCAGGTGGGGTTGCTGGGAGGAGTGATGTGGTAATACATGCAAAGCTCTTAGAATAGAGCCTGGCACCCGTTTACCGTGTGAACAATCCTCCCAGCCCCACCCTTCTCTACTGGGCAGAGGACAGGAGCCTGGCCTAAATGAGTGGCCTGGGAGTTTCCATCTGGCTAAGGCCTGAGCTCTAAGCGGAGAGAGGCTCCCCAAGCCCTGTGGTTGTCAGTCCTGGGTGCCGTCGTTTCCTCCGCCTCCATCTGCAGTGAGCAGAAGCTGCTGGTGGCTGCGGCACCCCAAGACTGCTCTCCACCCTCTGCAGCCTGGGCCAAGCCAGTGGCCCCCGGAGGATGAGAAAGAGGTGATCCGCCGGGCCATCCAGAAGGAGCTGAAGATCAAGGAGGGGGTAGAGAACCTGCGGCGCGTGGCTACAGACCGCCGCCACCTGGGCCATGTGCAGCAGCTGCTGCGGTCCTCCAACCGCCGCCTGGAGCAGCTGCATGGCGAGCTGCGGGAGCTGCACGCCAGAATCCTGCTGCCCGACCCCGGGCCTGGCCTGGCTGGTGAGTGAGGAGCCGAGACCGCTCAGGACAGAAGGCTCCAGGCCCACCTGGCCCCTAGCCTGGGCCCTGGCTGCTGTGGCAAGACCACCTCACTTCCTGTTCATAAGAACAGTGGGGGAAGAAGGAGAGGCCACAGTGTGGGTCTCGGCTCTGGGTGAGGGACTCATATGCTCCATATCCCTGTGCACAGAGCCTGTGGCCTCGGGAACCCGGCCGTGGGCAGAGCAGCTCAGGGCTCGACACCTGGAGGCCCTCCGGAGGCAGCTACAGGTGGAGTTGAAGGTGAAGCAGGGAGCTGAGAACATGACCCACACATGCGCCAGTGGCACCCCCAAGGTGAGGCCCTACAGTCTGATGGCAGGGGCACTCTGGTCTGTTCTCTGATAGGGAAATGCAGCTCAGCCATTGAGCCCTTAAGGAAGACATTGTCCCAGCCTGCAGCCTGATGGGGAAAATATAGCCCCAAACCCCAGCTGGGCAGGGAAGGCATGGCTGTAGCCCCTAGTGTGACAGAGAAGGCCTGGCCCTGGTCTAACGgatcccagcccagccccagtccCAATTACCAGCATGATGGGGAACTGGGCCTCAGTCCTTGTCTGACAAGAAGGCTGGGCTGTGGCTCTGATATGATGAGGGAGGCATGACCTTAGCCTTGATCTGAGGGGAGAAGCTTAGCTTAGCCCCTGCCCTGATCTGATGTGGGAGGCTTAGCCGCAGCCCTGATTGGGTGGGTGAGGCTTAGCCTCAGCTCTGGTCTGATGGGAAGGCATGACCCCAGCACTGATCTGAAAGTGGAGGCTTGACTCCAGCCCTTGGTCTGATGGAAAaggctcccccaccccaccaactAGTCCAACAAGGGAGGCTTGACTCTGGTGTCTGGCCAACTGAGTGAGGCTTGACTTTAACCCTGTTCTGATGGGGGAGACCCAGCTCCAGTACCTGGTCTGATGGGGGAGGCTGTGGCCCAGGCCTGGTCTGATGGGCTTGTCTCACGGCCCCATAGGAGAAGAAGCTCCTGGCAGCCGCCCAGCAGATGCTGCGAGACAGCCAGCTGAAGGTGGCCCTGCTTCGGATGAAGATCAGCAGCCTGGAGGCCAGTGGGTCCCCAGAGCCAGGTAAGGCCTTGAGACAGGGAGAGcagagcagggcagagcagggcctGAGGGCTGCCCTCCTCCCCACAGGGCCTGAGCTGCTGGCGGACGAGCTACAGCATCGACTGCATGTTGAGGCAGCTGTGGCCGAGGGTGCCAAGAACGTGGTGAAACTGCTCGGTAGCCGGAGAACACAGGACCGCAAGGCATTGGCTGAGGTCAGGCCCCAGCCCTGGTCCTCTCCTAAGGCTGGCTTGTTCCATATGCCACCCTCTGCAAGGGCGTGAAGGGAGGGTGGCCGTGGAGAAGCAGAAGGCACCTTCTGTCGAGACTTCATGTGGAAGGTGGCTCTGGGTGGCCTGGGCTTCTGCCCCCTGCCACACACCCCACAGACCTGGCTCTCCCTATGTCCCCTCCGCAGGCTCAGACCCAGCTCCAGGAGTCCTCCCAGAAACTGGACCTCCTGCGGCTGGCCTTGGAGCAGCTGCTGGAGCGACTGCCTCCTTCCCACCCTTTGCGCAGCAGAGTGGCCCGAGATCTGCGGACTGCGGTCCCTGGATACCCCCAGCCTTCAGGGACACCTGTGAAGCCCACTGCCCTGACAGGTAGCCAGGGTTCCTCCCCCTTCAGAGTTCTCTTTTTGGGGGGACCTGGAAGCACAAAGAACTTTGGGGAAGAGTTCCAATCCTGGCCCCACCACCCACTAGCAGTGTGACTGTGGGAAACTGACATTCCTTCTCCAAACCTCAGTTTATCCATCTGTATAATGGGAATTATAATAGGACCTACCTTATAGGGTTGCTGTGTTGCACATGATGTGctaagcacagtgcctagcacagttaGCCCTCAGATAGTGtagcttttatttatataaataatcagAATCATGCTTAAAGCACTGGTGTTAGGAAGCTCGCAGCCCTGGAAAGCTTGATACCCAGCACTGGGCAGCTTGGACTATTAGAAAGTTTTCTaggtcaggctcagtggctcacacctgtaatcctagcactttgggaggccaaggctggtggatcacaaggtcaggctagccaagatagtgaaacctcatctctactaaaaatacaaaaattagcctaaaaaatacaggtgtggtggcaggtacctgtaatcccagctgcttgggagactgagacacagaattgcttgaacctgggaggcagaggttgcagtgagctgagactgggccactgtactccaacctgggcaacagagtgagcctccatctcaaaaaaaacaaaaaagagtttcCTTGGGCCAggagccatggctcatgcctgtaatcccagcactttggaagtctaaGGCaggtggaggtcaggagttcaagactagcctggccaacatggtgaaatcctgtctctactaaaaatacaaaaagtggctgggcgtggtggcgcatgcctgtagtcccagctacttcagaggctgaagcagaagaatcccttgaatctgggagacgaggttgcagtgagctgagattgcaccactgcactccagcctgggcaacagggcaagactctgtctcaaaaaaaaaaaaaggctgggtacagtggctcacgcctgtagtcccagcacttcgggaggccgatgtgggtggatcacaaggtcaggagttcaagaccagcctggccaacatggtgaaaccccgtctatactaaaaatacaaaaattagccaggcatggtagcgggtgcctgtaatctcagctactcaggaggctgagacacgagaatctcttgagcccaggaggcggaggttacagtgagctgtaatcgagccattgcactccagcctgggcgacagaacatgactctgtcttgaaaaaaaaacaagaggtttcttggaaaaataataacagtgaaattaaactaaaatggCTGGGTACAgttggctcacagctgtaatcctagcactttaggaggctgagacatgtggatcacttgagtccaggagtttgtgaccaactgggtaacatgacaaaactccaactctacaaaaaatacaaaaattatctgggtttgATGGttcatacctatagtcccagctacttgggaggttgaggcgggaggatcgcttgagcccagggaggttgagactgcggtgagccatgatcatgccactgctttccagcctagACCATggagtgagaacttgtctttagaaaaaaaaggccaggtgtggtggctcatgcctgtaatcccagcactttgggaggcctagacggtggatacaaaattagtcaggtgtggtggcacatgcctgtaatcacagctactggggaggctaaggcaggagaatcgcttgaacccaggaggcagaggttgcgatgagctgagattgcgccacaaaaaaataaaaaaacaaaaattagctgggtatggtggcacgtgcctgtaatcccaactacttgagaggctgaggcaggagaatttcttgaacctaggaggcagaggttgcagtgagctgagattgcgccactgcactccagtgtgggcaacaaagcaagactccgtctcaaaaagaaaaaaagttttcttatctTGTACTGAGATCTGTCTCCTTGTAATAGCAGCCAAATTGTAATCAACAAATAATCTCAGAGCATGGGCTTTGAAGCCCTGAGCTTCCCACCGATACCGTTTGAGCTGGAAAGGCCAGCGCCTGCCCACACAGAGCACTGCTGCAGAACAGACTGACCCATTCCATTGTGAGCAGAGCTGAGAAGAGGAAATGCAGGCTCTGGATGGTGCCCTCTCACCTGGCCTTGGGGAATCAAGGAATGTTTTCTTTCCGTatatttgaggtggagtctcgcactgtcgcttATACTGGGgtccagtggtgtgatattggcttactgcaacctccgcctcctggaccccacacttcaagtaattctcccgcctcagctttgtgactagctgggattacaggtgcacgccaccatgcctggctactttttatattattagtagagacagagtttcaccatattggccaggctggtctcaaaactcctgacctcaggtgatccacctgccttggcctcccaaagtgctaggattacaggcatgagccaccactcccggcccaaGGAATGTTTATTGTAGAGGGGTGGTGTCTTGGCCTTGAAGAACTTACATGGGAGTACTTATGGGCAAGTTGAGGAATGCAGAAGAAACAGCTTGTTGAAAGGCCTAGAATTCAGCTACTCAGGGCTGCCCTATATCCTGTCTCCTGGCTAAACACCCCAGTTACTTGAGTTGTCCTTCCTAAGGTGATCTTTCTACCCTGGACCCCTGCCTTTGTTTACAGGGTCTCTCTGAGTGTAACCCCCAGGCCCAGACTCTCCCTAAATGATGCTCTTGGGCCCACTTTGTGCCCTCAAAAGCTGCCCTATCCccactgctttctctttctttcttttttttttttttttgttgagatagagtttcactcttgttgcccaggctgcagttcaatggtgtgatctcagctcaccgcaacctccacggTTTttaattcaagcaattcttctgcctcagcctcctgagtagctgggattgcaggcaggcactaccacgcctagctaatttttgcagttttagtagagacggggtttcaccatgttggccagactggtctcgaactcctggctttgtgatccacccgcctcgacctcccaaagtgctgggattacaggtgtgagccactgtgcccggccacactGCTTTCTCTACCCTTTCTCTAACCCTCTTGTGACCTGACACATGAACTTACTCTGCTGGcaaaacacattttatatctGTTGGGGAAGTTGGGGCTGAGCTGGGACTAACTTCCATtgttcagatggggaaactgaggcccagggagcaaGTGGGTCAGGACAGGAAGCCAGGCTTCCGGCTCCCTGTCCTAAGCTCTTGTCCTTGCCACAGTGCTCTCCAGGCGCCTGCTCTGGGCAGCATCCTGTCATGTGCTACAGCTCTGTGCAGCCTGGCTGAGTTCTGAGGTTTGAGCCAGTGTCCCTGCCACTCCAGCACGTGGAGGGGAGAGCCAGTTCCTCTGCCCTGGAGAGGGTGGCTGCCACAGAGAAGCATGCAGTCTGGGACAAGGTGGCTCCTCACCTGGCAGTGGCTAAGTCGGAGGCCTCCCAGGGTGTCATCGGGGTCCAAGGGCACTCTTTGGGGTGGCTCATGGTGCTTGGGAGCTGCAGTGGGGGCAACAGGAGCTGCAGGCTCCTGTTCAGGCACTCCAGGGCACCATACTGGGTGAGGTTCCTCAGGTAGCTGCCCTGGCCTCGGGTGTAGGGTCCGGGTTCAGCCACCTCCTGGGGAGGGTGGCCTTCCTGGGTTCCGGGACACCTTGGTGGTGGCAGTGGGAAGATGGCATCTGACAgtgcccccaccctccctccccacagGGACATTGCAGGTTCGTCTCCTGGGCTGTGAACAGTTGCTGACCACTGTGCCTGGACGCTCCCCGGTGGCCGCACTGGCCGGCAGCCCCTCCGAGGGCTGGCTTCGGACCAGGGCCAAGCAGCAGCGAGGCCGAGGCGAGCTTGTCAGTGAGTAGGGAATGAGCTCAGTGGGGGAGCAGGAGAGCCCTGCTCCCGGCCTGCCCTGAGCCCCGGCTCTGGCCCTGCAGGCGAGGTGCTGGCCGTACTAAAGGTGGACAACCGCGTTGTGGGCCAGACGGGCTGGGGGCAGGTGGCTGAACAGTCCTGGAACCAGACCTTCGTCATCCCACTGGAGCGAGTAAGGCCAGCTTTTGTTTGGTCAGGGGTGCCCTTGGGCTATGGGGCAGAAGGCTGCCCGGGTCGGGGCTGGTCCTGCACCCCACCCTTCAGCCTGCCCTCCCCAATACAGGCCCGTGAGCTGGAGATTGGGGTGCATTGGCGGGACTGGCGGCAGCTCTGTGGCGTGGCCTTTCTGAGACTTGAGGACTTCCTGGACAATGCCTGTCACCAACTGTCCCTCAGCCTGGTACCGCAGGGGCTGCTTTTTGCCCAGGTGCTCACTGCCTCCGCCCTCTGACCTGGCGGGCTCTGGGAGATCAGGGCCAGGAAGGCCTTCGAGACCAATGCACTACACGTAGATGCAGAGATTGGGGACCAGAGAGTCACCAAGAATAAGGACTCCTAGCCACCCTCT from the Callithrix jacchus isolate 240 chromosome 1, calJac240_pri, whole genome shotgun sequence genome contains:
- the PKN3 gene encoding serine/threonine-protein kinase N3 isoform X4, which gives rise to MEEGAPRQVNSARGVRVAGGCGKPGLPPRRPKPRPRPPPRPSPAPHPCLCLCPCPDPATPSQSLPEPRVPSFLGPAASPNQPPADQERARLSPHPGPSQWPPEDEKEVIRRAIQKELKIKEGVENLRRVATDRRHLGHVQQLLRSSNRRLEQLHGELRELHARILLPDPGPGLAEPVASGTRPWAEQLRARHLEALRRQLQVELKVKQGAENMTHTCASGTPKEKKLLAAAQQMLRDSQLKVALLRMKISSLEASGSPEPGPELLADELQHRLHVEAAVAEGAKNVVKLLGSRRTQDRKALAEAQTQLQESSQKLDLLRLALEQLLERLPPSHPLRSRVARDLRTAVPGYPQPSGTPVKPTALTGTLQVRLLGCEQLLTTVPGRSPVAALAGSPSEGWLRTRAKQQRGRGELVSEVLAVLKVDNRVVGQTGWGQVAEQSWNQTFVIPLERARELEIGVHWRDWRQLCGVAFLRLEDFLDNACHQLSLSLVPQGLLFAQVTFCDPVIERRPRLRRQKRIFSKRRGQDFLRASQMNLSMAAWGRLVMNLLPPCSSPSTISPPKGCPRTPATPREASDPPTPSNFLPRKTPLGEEMMPPPKPPRLYLPQEPTSEETPRTKRPHMEPRTRRGPSSPASPTRKPPRLQDFRCLAVLGRGHFGKVLLVQFKGTGKYYAIKALKKQEVLGRDEIDSLYCEKRILEAVGRTGHPFLLSLLACFQTSSHACFVTEFVPGGDLMMQIHEDVFPEPQAWCPAAEEQESEALAHILAPTDSIHDPGH
- the PKN3 gene encoding serine/threonine-protein kinase N3 isoform X1; its protein translation is MEEGAPRQVNSARGVRVAGGCGKPGLPPRRPKPRPRPPPRPSPAPHPCLCLCPCPDPATPSQSLPEPRVPSFLGPAASPNQPPADQERARLSPHPGPSQWPPEDEKEVIRRAIQKELKIKEGVENLRRVATDRRHLGHVQQLLRSSNRRLEQLHGELRELHARILLPDPGPGLAEPVASGTRPWAEQLRARHLEALRRQLQVELKVKQGAENMTHTCASGTPKEKKLLAAAQQMLRDSQLKVALLRMKISSLEASGSPEPGPELLADELQHRLHVEAAVAEGAKNVVKLLGSRRTQDRKALAEAQTQLQESSQKLDLLRLALEQLLERLPPSHPLRSRVARDLRTAVPGYPQPSGTPVKPTALTGTLQVRLLGCEQLLTTVPGRSPVAALAGSPSEGWLRTRAKQQRGRGELVSEVLAVLKVDNRVVGQTGWGQVAEQSWNQTFVIPLERARELEIGVHWRDWRQLCGVAFLRLEDFLDNACHQLSLSLVPQGLLFAQVTFCDPVIERRPRLRRQKRIFSKRRGQDFLRASQMNLSMAAWGRLVMNLLPPCSSPSTISPPKGCPRTPATPREASDPPTPSNFLPRKTPLGEEMMPPPKPPRLYLPQEPTSEETPRTKRPHMEPRTRRGPSSPASPTRKPPRLQDFRCLAVLGRGHFGKVLLVQFKGTGKYYAIKALKKQEVLGRDEIDSLYCEKRILEAVGRTGHPFLLSLLACFQTSSHACFVTEFVPGGDLMMQIHEDVFPEPQACFYLACVVLGLQFLHEKKIIYRDLKLDNLLLDAQGFLKIADFGLCKEGIGFGDRTSTFCGTPEFLAPEVLTQEAYTRAVDWWGLGVLLYEMLVGECPFPGDTEEEVFDCIVNTDAPYPGFLSVQGLELIQKLLQKCPEKRLGAGEQDAEEIKVQPFFRTTNWQALLARTVQPPFVPTLCGPADLRYFEDEFTGLPPALTPPAPHSPLTARQQAAFRDFDFVSEQFLEP
- the PKN3 gene encoding serine/threonine-protein kinase N3 isoform X2, with the protein product MEEGAPRQVNSARGVRVAGGCGKPGLPPRRPKPRPRPPPRPSPAPHPCLCLCPCPDPATPSQSLPEPRVPSFLGPAASPNQPPADQERARLSPHPGPSQWPPEDEKEVIRRAIQKELKIKEGVENLRRVATDRRHLGHVQQLLRSSNRRLEQLHGELRELHARILLPDPGPGLAEPVASGTRPWAEQLRARHLEALRRQLQVELKVKQGAENMTHTCASGTPKEKKLLAAAQQMLRDSQLKVALLRMKISSLEASGSPEPGPELLADELQHRLHVEAAVAEGAKNVVKLLGSRRTQDRKALAEAQTQLQESSQKLDLLRLALEQLLERLPPSHPLRSRVARDLRTAVPGYPQPSGTPVKPTALTGTLQVRLLGCEQLLTTVPGRSPVAALAGSPSEGWLRTRAKQQRGRGELVSEVLAVLKVDNRVVGQTGWGQVAEQSWNQTFVIPLERARELEIGVHWRDWRQLCGVAFLRLEDFLDNACHQLSLSLVTFCDPVIERRPRLRRQKRIFSKRRGQDFLRASQMNLSMAAWGRLVMNLLPPCSSPSTISPPKGCPRTPATPREASDPPTPSNFLPRKTPLGEEMMPPPKPPRLYLPQEPTSEETPRTKRPHMEPRTRRGPSSPASPTRKPPRLQDFRCLAVLGRGHFGKVLLVQFKGTGKYYAIKALKKQEVLGRDEIDSLYCEKRILEAVGRTGHPFLLSLLACFQTSSHACFVTEFVPGGDLMMQIHEDVFPEPQACFYLACVVLGLQFLHEKKIIYRDLKLDNLLLDAQGFLKIADFGLCKEGIGFGDRTSTFCGTPEFLAPEVLTQEAYTRAVDWWGLGVLLYEMLVGECPFPGDTEEEVFDCIVNTDAPYPGFLSVQGLELIQKLLQKCPEKRLGAGEQDAEEIKVQPFFRTTNWQALLARTVQPPFVPTLCGPADLRYFEDEFTGLPPALTPPAPHSPLTARQQAAFRDFDFVSEQFLEP